A portion of the Simkania negevensis Z genome contains these proteins:
- a CDS encoding transposase, translated as MWTVLFPPAPGGGEKVDYGYKGKGVLLHLLIDKNGNAIAITTTDAKGDEKQEVSRLLTQLPLKSLKGRVVVLEADKGYDAGWLRQFLLNMGIFPLIPYRKIKGRWAPEINEVTHFFKLSPQRWKVERAFAWLKRRCRRLLMRWERLFVIWNGLVILGVVYTWIKNLVG; from the coding sequence CTGTGGACGGTTCTTTTTCCCCCCGCTCCAGGAGGAGGGGAAAAAGTTGATTATGGTTATAAAGGCAAGGGAGTTCTGCTTCACTTGCTTATCGATAAAAACGGCAATGCAATAGCCATTACAACTACCGATGCAAAGGGGGATGAAAAACAGGAAGTTAGCAGATTGCTTACACAGCTTCCATTAAAGTCACTCAAAGGGCGAGTAGTTGTTCTTGAGGCAGACAAAGGTTATGATGCAGGCTGGTTACGTCAGTTTTTGTTAAACATGGGAATATTTCCTCTAATTCCCTATCGGAAAATCAAAGGAAGATGGGCGCCAGAAATTAACGAAGTTACCCATTTCTTCAAATTGAGCCCACAACGCTGGAARGTAGAACGAGCTTTTGCTTGGTTAAAAAGACGTTGTCGTCGGCTATTGATGCGATGGGAGCGTTTATTCGTGATATGGAATGGATTGGTAATATTGGGGGTAGTTTATACTTGGATAAAAAATTTAGTTGGATAG
- a CDS encoding transposase translates to MAGFKCLSDEQWQLIEGLMDHTFPLERGTPRSDLRKTWNSILFILTRGCRWADLPTDSSLFIPRSTAHKWLKQWSVEGVFDKVMSGLLQIAIMEGKVDLSQVAVDGSFSPRSRRRGKS, encoded by the coding sequence ATGGCAGGATTTAAGTGTTTATCAGATGAACAATGGCAACTCATTGAAGGTCTTATGGACCATACTTTTCCTTTGGAGAGAGGAACTCCTCGAAGTGATCTACGCAAAACCTGGAATTCAATACTCTTTATCTTAACGAGAGGATGTCGTTGGGCGGATCTTCCGACAGATTCCTCTCTTTTTATCCCTCGTTCTACAGCTCACAAATGGTTAAAGCAATGGAGTGTTGAAGGAGTTTTTGATAAGGTGATGAGTGGGCTATTACAGATAGCAATAATGGAAGGAAAAGTTGATCTTTCTCAAGTAGCTGTGGACGGTTCTTTTTCCCCCCGCTCCAGGAGGAGGGGAAAAAGTTGA